A single Kribbella aluminosa DNA region contains:
- a CDS encoding VOC family protein gives MTQVAEQPGSTAGRLGSVVLDCPDPLELAQFYSALLGLDIDENGDKDWRSLTGPGSSLGNSSLAFRRSEEYVPATWPGTEAQDLHLDLIVEDISSGHATVVALGAEPLDPLDPPPAETARGWRIYADPAGHPFRICLE, from the coding sequence ATGACGCAGGTGGCAGAGCAGCCGGGCAGCACCGCCGGGCGGCTCGGCTCGGTGGTGCTGGACTGCCCGGACCCACTCGAGCTCGCCCAGTTCTACTCGGCGCTGCTGGGGCTGGACATCGACGAGAACGGTGACAAGGACTGGCGGAGCCTGACCGGCCCGGGTTCCTCGCTGGGCAACTCGTCGCTGGCCTTCCGGCGCTCGGAGGAGTACGTGCCGGCCACCTGGCCGGGCACCGAAGCGCAGGACCTTCACCTCGACCTGATCGTCGAGGACATCTCCAGCGGTCACGCGACGGTCGTCGCCCTCGGCGCCGAGCCGCTCGACCCGCTGGACCCGCCACCGGCCGAGACCGCCCGCGGCTGGCGGATCTACGCCGACCCGGCCGGGCATCCGTTCCGGATCTGCCTCGAATAG
- a CDS encoding phytanoyl-CoA dioxygenase family protein gives MFETDGYVIFRDVIDQDLIKEVNDHVEWLQARHPDVRPEQLGHTYLRDDPFWVRLVSDDRLVDIAEKFVGPDIALFASHYISKPPYSGQPVLWHQDAAFWPLDPMEVVTLWLAVDHSTPENGCVRVIPGSHRSDVLRMRDNTDVESVLGKEIAVEVDEAQAVDMVLAPGDVEVHHPNIVHGSNANTSPKRRCGLTIRYIPTSTRITDPETPYASAFHLRGEPGVNSYQPRPQYVEGKHFPFRGA, from the coding sequence ATGTTCGAAACAGACGGCTATGTCATCTTCCGTGACGTCATCGACCAGGACCTGATCAAGGAAGTGAACGATCATGTCGAGTGGCTGCAGGCGCGGCATCCCGACGTACGGCCCGAGCAGCTCGGGCACACCTATCTGCGCGACGACCCGTTCTGGGTCCGGCTGGTGAGTGACGACCGGCTGGTCGACATCGCCGAGAAGTTCGTCGGGCCGGACATCGCGCTGTTCGCGTCGCACTACATCTCCAAGCCGCCGTACTCCGGTCAGCCGGTGCTGTGGCACCAGGACGCCGCGTTCTGGCCGCTCGACCCGATGGAGGTGGTGACGCTCTGGCTGGCCGTCGACCACTCGACGCCGGAGAACGGCTGTGTCCGGGTGATCCCGGGCAGCCATCGCTCCGACGTACTGCGGATGCGCGACAACACCGACGTGGAGAGCGTGCTCGGCAAGGAGATCGCGGTCGAGGTCGACGAGGCGCAGGCCGTCGACATGGTGCTCGCGCCGGGCGACGTCGAGGTGCACCACCCGAACATCGTGCACGGCAGCAACGCCAACACCTCCCCGAAGCGGCGCTGCGGGCTGACCATCCGGTACATCCCGACGTCGACGCGGATCACCGACCCGGAGACGCCGTACGCGAGCGCCTTCCACCTGCGCGGCGAGCCGGGGGTGAACAGCTACCAGCCGCGGCCGCAGTACGTCGAAGGCAAGCACTTCCCGTTCCGGGGCGCGTGA
- a CDS encoding MFS transporter yields the protein MPLSSRRATAALVLLGVSTFSFVTIEVLPIGLLTVIADDLHRSRSQVGFLVTGYAAVVVLASIPLARLTHHLPRRLVLSGTLGVLTVATALSAAAPSYDLLFAARLVIALSQALFWAIAPPIATSLFPPEFRGRVVARLAIGTALAPILGIPLGTWLGEQAGWRVPFVVMTVLGAAACVGVVVLLPRTEVADNPSRRGITPDRRRYVVLLVTSAVGVTGFLTFNTYVTPFLLDITGFSRGALGPMLLASGAGGLAGTLIVGRVLDRYPWGAVVIPLGLLTVCLFLLFALGQVQVVAVALIAVIGLAFSGLAVATQSRTLQLAPGSTDIASAGTSSAFNIGIAAGAFVGGALIDHTSVRAVALVGGLLTGAAALVMFSEPLLTRRRTAISKPLDVTDAGREHSRS from the coding sequence ATGCCCCTCTCGTCCCGTCGAGCCACCGCTGCCTTGGTGCTCCTCGGCGTTTCGACCTTCTCCTTCGTGACCATCGAGGTGCTCCCGATCGGCCTGCTGACCGTGATCGCGGACGATCTGCACCGGTCGCGCTCGCAGGTCGGTTTCCTCGTCACCGGGTACGCCGCAGTCGTCGTACTCGCGTCCATCCCGCTCGCCCGTCTCACCCACCATCTCCCCCGGCGGCTCGTGCTGTCCGGCACGCTCGGGGTCCTCACCGTCGCCACCGCGCTCTCCGCGGCGGCCCCGTCGTACGACCTGCTGTTCGCGGCGCGGCTCGTGATCGCACTCTCGCAGGCGCTGTTCTGGGCGATCGCACCACCGATCGCGACCAGCCTGTTCCCGCCCGAGTTCCGCGGCCGCGTGGTCGCACGGTTGGCAATCGGTACTGCGCTGGCGCCGATCCTCGGCATCCCGCTCGGCACCTGGCTCGGCGAGCAGGCGGGCTGGCGGGTGCCGTTCGTGGTGATGACCGTGCTCGGCGCCGCCGCCTGCGTGGGCGTCGTCGTACTGCTGCCGCGTACCGAGGTGGCGGACAACCCGTCGCGGCGGGGCATCACCCCCGACCGCAGGCGGTACGTCGTACTGCTGGTCACGTCGGCTGTCGGTGTGACCGGGTTCCTGACGTTCAACACGTACGTCACGCCGTTCCTGCTGGACATCACCGGGTTCTCGCGCGGCGCGCTCGGGCCGATGCTGCTGGCGAGCGGCGCGGGTGGGCTGGCCGGCACGTTGATCGTCGGGCGTGTGCTCGACCGGTACCCGTGGGGTGCTGTGGTGATCCCGTTGGGCCTGCTCACTGTCTGCTTGTTCCTGTTGTTCGCGCTGGGCCAGGTGCAGGTCGTCGCGGTCGCCCTGATCGCGGTGATCGGGCTGGCCTTCAGCGGCCTGGCCGTCGCCACTCAGAGCCGGACACTGCAGCTGGCTCCTGGCAGCACGGACATCGCGTCGGCCGGGACCAGCTCGGCATTCAACATCGGCATCGCGGCCGGAGCATTCGTAGGTGGCGCACTGATCGACCACACGTCCGTACGGGCTGTAGCGCTCGTCGGCGGGTTGCTGACCGGGGCTGCAGCGCTTGTGATGTTCAGCGAGCCTCTGCTGACTCGCCGTCGTACGGCGATATCGAAGCCTCTTGACGTAACCGACGCGGGCCGCGAACACTCTCGATCATGA
- a CDS encoding CGNR zinc finger domain-containing protein, with protein MADRFHGEYRIVGGHPALDLVNTVSPRLRGGEPECDYLTSAAELLAWSQRIELIDTRDVSSVEGTWRTAPELAAKALRATLEIREATYDVLAPSADGAVIAGDGVKRSTGSAFERLMLRWSAAAARSMLIPDRTRERGVAELVIGTSPAQLIPDRLVVAAVELVRTVDVRQLKACPVGDGGCGWLFLDRSRNGSRRWCAMEDCGTRAKIRKLGERRRATGVTTVQ; from the coding sequence ATGGCCGACCGGTTTCACGGGGAATACCGCATCGTGGGCGGGCACCCGGCGCTCGACCTGGTGAACACCGTCAGCCCGCGGCTGCGCGGCGGCGAGCCGGAGTGCGACTACCTGACGTCGGCGGCCGAGCTGCTCGCCTGGAGCCAGCGGATCGAGCTCATCGACACGCGCGATGTCAGCTCCGTCGAGGGCACCTGGCGGACGGCGCCGGAGCTGGCCGCGAAGGCGCTGCGCGCGACGCTGGAGATTCGCGAGGCGACGTACGACGTGCTCGCGCCGAGCGCCGACGGCGCCGTGATCGCGGGCGACGGGGTCAAGCGCAGCACGGGTTCCGCGTTCGAGCGCTTGATGTTGCGGTGGTCGGCGGCCGCCGCGCGGTCGATGCTGATCCCGGACCGGACCCGCGAGCGCGGGGTGGCCGAGCTGGTCATCGGTACCTCGCCGGCCCAGCTGATCCCGGACCGCCTGGTGGTGGCGGCGGTCGAGCTGGTGCGGACGGTCGACGTACGGCAACTGAAGGCGTGCCCGGTCGGCGACGGCGGCTGCGGGTGGCTGTTCCTGGACCGCAGCCGGAACGGTTCCCGGCGCTGGTGCGCGATGGAGGACTGCGGCACGCGGGCGAAGATCCGCAAGCTGGGCGAGCGGCGGCGTGCTACCGGTGTAACCACCGTTCAGTAG